A single region of the Palaeococcus ferrophilus DSM 13482 genome encodes:
- a CDS encoding DUF257 family protein, whose protein sequence is MRMKLGDFLSNVHPGESVLIEYTPLGHPERTLWHLLKWASSREVSVLVVDLFDSLYLYREQLKLSGYDVSLLDNVSVVKGAGHRRVGNILGEMRVMEDISVYMREYYKITKRFFELSSHALVIVLGGDRLVRMYREDPWALEEYFERTIKIPLTHGRKVSVSMCNVGLLPERVRRMWEMWSTRVLEGDDGGERYTVRKSPFFAEIGGGVEL, encoded by the coding sequence ATGCGGATGAAGCTTGGTGATTTTCTTTCTAACGTTCACCCCGGTGAGTCGGTTCTTATTGAATACACCCCCCTGGGCCATCCCGAGCGCACGCTGTGGCACCTGCTCAAATGGGCCTCCTCGAGGGAGGTGTCCGTCCTTGTGGTTGATCTCTTTGATTCCCTCTACCTCTACAGGGAACAGCTCAAACTCAGCGGCTACGATGTTTCTCTCCTCGATAACGTTAGCGTTGTGAAGGGTGCGGGGCACAGAAGGGTGGGCAACATCCTGGGGGAGATGAGGGTAATGGAGGACATCTCCGTCTACATGAGGGAGTACTACAAAATTACGAAGCGGTTCTTTGAATTGTCATCCCACGCGCTGGTTATCGTGCTGGGAGGGGACAGGCTCGTTCGCATGTACAGGGAGGATCCGTGGGCCCTCGAGGAGTACTTCGAGCGCACCATCAAGATACCCCTGACCCACGGGAGGAAGGTATCCGTGTCAATGTGCAACGTGGGATTGCTCCCGGAGAGGGTCAGGCGCATGTGGGAAATGTGGAGCACGCGGGTTCTTGAGGGGGACGATGGCGGAGAGCGCTACACAGTACGGAAGTCCCCGTTCTTTGCCGAGATAGGAGGGGGTGTTGAGCTGTGA
- a CDS encoding DUF257 family protein → MNLREYFRGLPLGGLLVVEYSSRSPFAEVFHTIAGACDMPILIADVFDTFLPVKRTLDVAGKDVSYLERADFIKGGGRILWPNTLRVVNVYRDVGLYLREVAHFLKKYYEEHPGTCSFFFGVERLQRISPEEARFLLNVYGVMTTFVGSKERTAVHFVNTDIADGRYVGLAEEVATRVLAVRKGFVEVLKSPGVEERGLKLTF, encoded by the coding sequence ATGAACCTTCGCGAGTACTTTAGGGGGCTACCCCTTGGTGGCCTCCTTGTTGTGGAGTATTCCTCCCGCTCCCCCTTCGCTGAGGTTTTCCACACCATAGCAGGGGCCTGTGACATGCCAATCCTGATCGCCGACGTCTTCGACACATTCCTCCCCGTAAAGAGAACCCTTGATGTGGCGGGTAAGGATGTGTCGTACCTTGAGAGGGCGGATTTTATTAAGGGAGGGGGAAGAATTCTCTGGCCCAACACGCTCAGGGTGGTCAACGTTTACAGGGATGTGGGTCTGTACCTCCGGGAAGTAGCGCACTTCCTTAAGAAATACTATGAGGAGCATCCCGGGACGTGCTCTTTCTTCTTCGGTGTGGAGAGGCTCCAGCGCATCTCGCCCGAGGAAGCCAGATTTCTCCTCAACGTTTACGGCGTAATGACAACGTTCGTGGGCTCCAAAGAGAGAACTGCGGTGCACTTCGTCAACACAGACATCGCCGACGGCAGGTACGTTGGCTTAGCTGAGGAAGTGGCCACGAGGGTCCTGGCCGTCAGGAAGGGTTTTGTGGAGGTGCTAAAGTCCCCTGGGGTAGAAGAAAGGGGCCTCAAGCTCACGTTTTAG
- a CDS encoding endonuclease dU, translated as MPFYKIKPQIRVVGFDDGTFRFKGRGRTVLVGVVMKGSLDVVGILTRWIEVDGRDATEKMIDAVTSSRFGDLRVILLKGITYAGFNVVDVEALTSETGLPVLVVVRKRPDVAAMERALRKHFPDAEERIALLRKAPPLRELIPGKLYYQAVGLSDEEAREIIRVTRKSALVPEPLRLAHMIAGAVMTGESTRE; from the coding sequence ATGCCTTTTTACAAGATTAAGCCCCAGATACGGGTGGTCGGCTTTGACGACGGAACCTTCCGCTTTAAGGGGAGGGGGAGGACGGTTCTGGTTGGGGTGGTGATGAAGGGTTCCCTGGACGTTGTTGGCATACTGACGAGGTGGATAGAGGTTGACGGGAGGGACGCCACGGAGAAGATGATTGACGCGGTAACGAGCTCCCGCTTCGGGGATTTGAGGGTAATCCTCCTCAAGGGCATAACCTACGCGGGCTTCAACGTGGTTGACGTGGAGGCCCTAACGTCTGAAACCGGCCTGCCCGTGCTGGTAGTGGTCAGAAAGAGGCCTGACGTGGCGGCGATGGAGAGGGCCCTTAGAAAGCACTTCCCAGATGCGGAGGAGAGGATAGCCCTCCTCAGGAAGGCGCCGCCCTTGAGGGAGCTCATCCCCGGGAAGCTGTACTACCAGGCGGTTGGCCTCTCCGATGAGGAGGCTAGGGAGATAATAAGGGTGACCCGGAAGAGCGCCCTCGTTCCTGAGCCCCTTAGGCTCGCCCACATGATAGCGGGAGCGGTAATGACGGGTGAGAGCACCAGGGAGTGA
- a CDS encoding tetratricopeptide repeat protein, whose protein sequence is MTAFDDIVALVARGFWDEAIDRVGKLPDNFDKVSALIYIATELYAKTGEMAHVFGLLEDAKYYAGKIKEPESRAIVYAHLGFAYSTFGRMEESERLFSEAFEYLDRLPQSPEKAEIIAYVAHYLGMAGFFEDAIELFENAFDLVVNSRIEYVQKLDLLIKIGDILVETGDALSSQEALPFYERAFDIFDKLRVVDKGADVRKKIDLCKTLLYSGTPALRKAMKEGRYTYTVRVVEDSNMPDKDKAIALLEVALWLKKMELPTYIDVATSAVGYIDLEELTGEEIEHVAELLTSVGKLREALQLAVKVEDDTKRSELLKGIAVELAGEGDFAGAEHIISQIPDPLVKEEALREYREIVMSR, encoded by the coding sequence ATGACGGCATTCGATGACATAGTGGCGCTCGTTGCAAGGGGTTTCTGGGATGAGGCCATCGACAGGGTTGGCAAGCTCCCGGACAACTTCGATAAGGTCAGCGCGCTCATCTACATAGCAACGGAACTCTACGCGAAGACGGGCGAGATGGCCCACGTTTTCGGACTTCTTGAGGATGCCAAATACTACGCGGGGAAGATTAAAGAGCCCGAGAGCAGAGCCATCGTTTACGCCCACTTGGGCTTTGCCTACTCCACGTTTGGCCGGATGGAGGAAAGTGAGAGGCTGTTCTCTGAGGCATTCGAGTATCTTGATAGGCTTCCCCAATCCCCCGAGAAGGCTGAGATCATCGCTTACGTGGCCCACTACCTTGGTATGGCGGGTTTCTTCGAGGACGCGATAGAACTCTTTGAGAACGCCTTTGACCTGGTCGTTAACTCCCGCATAGAGTACGTTCAGAAGCTCGATCTCCTCATCAAAATAGGCGACATCCTCGTCGAGACGGGGGACGCGCTTTCATCGCAGGAGGCCCTTCCCTTCTACGAGCGGGCATTTGACATCTTCGACAAGCTCCGCGTTGTTGACAAGGGGGCGGACGTGCGCAAGAAGATAGACCTGTGCAAAACGCTTCTCTACTCCGGCACGCCGGCCCTCAGGAAGGCCATGAAGGAGGGACGCTACACCTACACCGTCAGGGTCGTAGAGGACTCCAACATGCCAGATAAGGACAAGGCGATAGCCCTCCTCGAAGTGGCTCTTTGGCTTAAGAAGATGGAGCTTCCCACGTACATTGACGTCGCCACCTCGGCGGTGGGATACATAGACCTCGAGGAATTGACGGGAGAGGAGATTGAGCATGTGGCCGAGCTCCTGACCTCCGTAGGAAAGCTCAGGGAAGCCCTTCAGCTGGCGGTCAAGGTAGAGGACGATACCAAGCGGAGCGAGCTCCTTAAGGGCATAGCAGTGGAGCTGGCGGGCGAGGGAGACTTTGCGGGGGCGGAGCATATCATCTCCCAGATACCGGACCCCCTCGTGAAGGAGGAGGCTCTCAGGGAGTACAGAGAGATAGTAATGAGCCGCTGA
- a CDS encoding diacylglycerol/polyprenol kinase family protein: MEGTWDLLIVVLLYVAAVMGIAHAMRGRFSPEFTRRVVHILAGDIIVVLPLFKSLPWVIAIPALLALFVLLGIALGLPIRDSLVPEGDDPLHAYGPVYYIVSIGVLVAAFGTKSVIPVVATFVMAWGDGFAAMVGMKFGRRRLWGGKTLEGSIAFFVFSFLGALVAISLWSRFSGVYVEVLKISLLTSITGTLVELGSVGKLEPFDNFTVPLCVALILALLP; this comes from the coding sequence ATGGAGGGCACGTGGGACCTTTTAATCGTCGTCCTGCTCTACGTGGCCGCGGTGATGGGGATTGCCCACGCTATGAGGGGACGGTTCTCCCCTGAGTTCACGAGGAGGGTCGTTCACATACTCGCGGGGGATATAATAGTCGTTCTCCCGCTCTTCAAATCCCTCCCGTGGGTTATTGCTATACCTGCCCTGCTGGCCCTCTTCGTCCTCCTTGGGATAGCCCTTGGGCTCCCCATAAGGGACTCCCTCGTCCCGGAGGGCGACGACCCGCTCCACGCCTACGGACCGGTTTACTACATCGTCAGCATTGGGGTACTGGTGGCAGCGTTTGGGACAAAAAGCGTCATCCCCGTCGTTGCAACATTCGTGATGGCGTGGGGAGACGGCTTTGCGGCGATGGTCGGTATGAAGTTTGGCAGAAGAAGGCTCTGGGGAGGCAAAACGCTTGAGGGGAGCATTGCTTTCTTCGTCTTCTCCTTTCTGGGTGCCCTGGTGGCGATTTCACTGTGGTCGCGCTTTTCGGGGGTGTATGTTGAGGTTCTTAAGATATCCCTCCTAACGTCAATTACGGGCACCCTGGTGGAACTCGGCAGCGTGGGAAAACTTGAGCCCTTCGACAACTTCACCGTGCCGCTGTGCGTGGCCCTTATCCTGGCTCTACTCCCCTGA
- a CDS encoding DUF257 family protein, translated as MRVENILDVLRRGETVLVEYNPLGEPETVFYSVVKYALDGKLPILVVDIVDTLHVFHEHLKLRGVEIPLESLHVVKEGGRVRLGRILGNVEITDDFDYHANKYSQVVRPFFERPGLKVVVVIGLEKFVLPFQHDPSKVEMYFERVARPPASPTGKITFLFINKKVASPYVVKSFEEFAQYVVELEEGINVVKSPLMGVEL; from the coding sequence TTGAGGGTTGAGAATATTCTGGACGTCCTCCGCAGGGGCGAGACCGTCCTTGTGGAGTACAATCCTCTGGGTGAACCGGAGACCGTTTTCTATTCCGTTGTGAAGTATGCCCTCGATGGAAAACTCCCAATCCTTGTGGTTGACATTGTTGACACGCTCCATGTCTTCCACGAGCACCTGAAGCTCCGTGGGGTGGAAATTCCCCTCGAGAGTCTCCACGTGGTCAAGGAGGGGGGCAGGGTAAGGCTCGGCAGGATTCTCGGCAATGTTGAGATAACGGACGACTTCGACTACCACGCGAACAAGTACTCCCAGGTGGTGAGGCCCTTCTTCGAGCGTCCGGGCCTCAAGGTTGTGGTCGTTATAGGTCTCGAGAAGTTCGTTCTGCCGTTCCAGCACGATCCCTCTAAGGTTGAGATGTACTTCGAGAGGGTGGCCCGTCCCCCGGCATCCCCCACGGGGAAGATAACGTTCCTCTTCATAAACAAGAAAGTAGCGTCGCCCTACGTCGTGAAAAGCTTTGAAGAATTCGCCCAGTACGTTGTCGAACTGGAGGAGGGGATTAACGTCGTGAAGAGCCCGCTAATGGGGGTGGAGCTATGA
- the cutA gene encoding divalent-cation tolerance protein CutA has protein sequence MVMVYTTFPDWESARRIVRALLEKRLIACANLREHEAHYWWEGKIEEDREVGALLKTKIDNWKAVKQFLKENHPYSTPAIIRIDVDRVNDEYLKWLLDVTG, from the coding sequence ATGGTGATGGTTTACACGACCTTCCCCGACTGGGAGAGCGCGCGTAGAATCGTGAGGGCCCTCCTGGAGAAGAGGCTCATCGCCTGCGCCAACCTGAGGGAACACGAGGCCCACTACTGGTGGGAGGGGAAGATAGAGGAGGACAGGGAAGTCGGGGCACTGCTGAAGACCAAGATAGATAACTGGAAGGCCGTTAAGCAGTTCCTGAAGGAAAACCACCCCTACAGCACGCCGGCGATAATAAGGATTGACGTTGACAGGGTCAACGACGAATACCTTAAGTGGCTCCTCGACGTCACGGGATGA
- a CDS encoding DUF257 family protein, translated as MDELIATLREARWGEVVLFEYSSYQPVHIMFKKAVEVARMENTSLLIVDVLDTLVPIKKALEITEGESNIFDGLDVIKGGGKVPIGNVVDRIELSADSAVYFSRLISRLSRYYSSHEKTVTFLWNIEGIVNLHSGDPKILPQLEGIMRSFVGDERRVAVYFINRDVAPDELLAIIEEIATTVLTVDYEDGTFVLSLKKAPENRGKKVVRVEV; from the coding sequence ATGGATGAATTAATAGCCACCCTCAGGGAAGCCCGGTGGGGGGAGGTGGTTCTCTTCGAGTACTCCTCCTACCAGCCGGTCCACATAATGTTCAAAAAGGCCGTTGAAGTGGCCCGCATGGAGAACACGTCGCTCCTGATCGTTGACGTGCTGGACACTCTCGTGCCCATAAAAAAGGCCCTCGAGATAACAGAGGGGGAGAGTAATATCTTTGATGGCCTTGACGTTATAAAGGGCGGCGGTAAGGTGCCCATTGGGAACGTGGTGGACAGGATAGAGCTATCGGCCGATTCCGCGGTGTACTTTAGCCGCCTCATCTCGCGGCTGTCCAGATATTATTCTTCTCATGAAAAGACAGTAACGTTTCTGTGGAACATTGAGGGTATCGTGAACCTTCACTCGGGCGACCCCAAAATCCTTCCCCAGCTGGAGGGCATAATGAGAAGCTTCGTAGGGGACGAGAGGAGGGTTGCGGTGTACTTCATCAACAGGGACGTCGCACCGGATGAATTGCTGGCCATCATAGAGGAGATTGCAACGACGGTTCTAACTGTGGACTACGAGGACGGCACTTTTGTGCTCTCCCTTAAGAAAGCGCCCGAAAATCGGGGCAAGAAAGTTGTGAGGGTGGAGGTTTAG
- a CDS encoding NOL1/NOP2/sun family putative RNA methylase produces the protein MIERLFSLGYSKTFAERYYRLWGERALAIAEAMEKPLPRCFRVNTLQIEVPKLTKLLNRKGFQFRRVPWTREGFCLTREPFSITSTPEYLSGLLYIQEASSMYPPVALDPKPGEVVADMAAAPGGKTSYIAQLMKNEGIIYAFDVGEERLKETRLNLSRLGVINTVLFHRSSLHIDELGVEFDKILLDAPCTGSGTIHKNPERKANRSMDDVKFCQGLQMKLLEKGLSVLKRGGVLVYSTCSLEPEENEFVVQWVLDNFDVELLPLRYGEPALRAPFGIGLDEEISKARRFYPDKHKTSGFFVARLALK, from the coding sequence ATGATTGAGCGTCTCTTCAGCCTCGGCTACTCAAAGACCTTCGCGGAGCGCTATTACCGGCTCTGGGGCGAGAGGGCACTGGCGATAGCGGAGGCGATGGAAAAGCCCCTTCCAAGGTGCTTCCGCGTAAATACACTTCAGATAGAGGTTCCAAAGCTCACGAAGCTCCTCAACAGGAAGGGCTTCCAGTTCAGGCGTGTCCCCTGGACGAGGGAAGGCTTCTGCCTCACGAGGGAGCCCTTCTCGATAACCTCCACGCCGGAGTACCTCTCCGGCCTTCTCTACATCCAGGAAGCGAGCTCTATGTATCCGCCCGTAGCCCTCGACCCAAAGCCCGGTGAAGTCGTCGCCGACATGGCCGCCGCCCCCGGCGGGAAGACCTCCTACATAGCCCAGCTTATGAAAAACGAAGGGATAATCTACGCCTTCGACGTCGGTGAGGAGAGGCTGAAGGAGACGAGGTTGAACCTCTCGCGCCTCGGGGTAATAAACACGGTCCTGTTCCACAGGTCTTCCCTCCACATAGACGAGCTTGGGGTGGAATTCGACAAAATCCTCCTCGATGCGCCCTGTACCGGCTCCGGAACCATTCACAAGAACCCCGAGAGGAAGGCCAACCGCTCTATGGACGATGTAAAGTTCTGTCAGGGGCTCCAGATGAAGCTCCTTGAGAAGGGTCTGAGCGTTCTGAAGAGAGGAGGCGTTTTAGTTTACTCCACCTGCTCCCTCGAGCCGGAGGAGAACGAGTTCGTGGTTCAGTGGGTTCTTGATAACTTTGACGTTGAGCTTCTCCCACTACGTTATGGGGAACCCGCACTTAGGGCACCTTTTGGTATTGGACTGGATGAAGAAATTTCCAAAGCGAGGCGGTTTTACCCAGACAAGCACAAAACGAGCGGATTTTTCGTTGCAAGACTTGCCCTGAAGTGA
- a CDS encoding dipeptidase — MIFDAHSDLPTYVYMRRGRGETAVLERNFERFFKGIGSRVMAVWTPEDRRGNALRYALDVYARFRRDVMESQRLELVTSSRGMEEAIKGGRVALWFGLEGGEPLESVEVLEVFYSLGLRVLTLTWSLRNAIGDGVFERTNGGLTNFGVEVVGKAEELGVLVDLSHINEAGFWDALDVTSFPVMASHSNARKLCDSPRNLMDEQIKAIAERGGVVGAVAIPSFVKKEDPTLEDYVRHIEYMVDLAGSRAVGLGFDFVYYLEGWSGRAVEGFENEGAIPALLEALRERFSERDVERVTFGNFERLFREVVG, encoded by the coding sequence ATGATTTTCGATGCGCACTCAGACCTGCCCACGTACGTTTACATGCGGAGGGGGAGAGGGGAGACGGCCGTTCTTGAGAGAAACTTTGAGCGCTTCTTTAAGGGTATTGGCAGCAGGGTCATGGCGGTGTGGACTCCGGAGGATAGAAGGGGAAACGCCCTGCGCTACGCCCTCGACGTTTACGCCAGGTTCAGGCGTGACGTCATGGAATCGCAGAGGCTTGAGCTCGTGACGAGCAGTAGGGGAATGGAGGAGGCCATAAAGGGGGGTAGGGTTGCTCTGTGGTTTGGCCTTGAGGGTGGAGAGCCCCTGGAGAGCGTTGAGGTGCTTGAGGTGTTCTACTCCCTCGGACTTCGCGTTTTAACCCTCACGTGGAGCCTGAGGAACGCGATAGGCGACGGCGTCTTCGAGAGAACAAACGGGGGGCTGACCAACTTCGGCGTGGAGGTGGTTGGCAAAGCCGAGGAGCTCGGAGTGCTCGTTGATTTGAGCCACATAAACGAGGCCGGCTTCTGGGACGCCCTCGACGTCACGTCCTTCCCGGTTATGGCCTCCCATTCCAACGCGAGGAAGCTCTGCGACAGCCCGAGGAATCTCATGGACGAGCAGATAAAGGCGATAGCCGAGCGTGGCGGGGTTGTAGGTGCGGTTGCAATCCCCTCCTTCGTTAAAAAGGAGGACCCGACCCTTGAGGACTATGTGAGGCACATAGAGTACATGGTTGACCTCGCCGGTTCGAGGGCCGTGGGCCTGGGCTTCGACTTCGTTTACTACCTCGAGGGCTGGAGCGGGAGAGCTGTTGAGGGCTTTGAAAACGAGGGCGCGATTCCTGCGCTCCTCGAGGCTCTAAGGGAACGCTTCAGCGAGCGCGATGTGGAGAGGGTAACATTTGGAAACTTCGAGCGTCTCTTCAGGGAAGTGGTTGGATAG